A window from Photobacterium sp. DA100 encodes these proteins:
- a CDS encoding UDP-N-acetylmuramoyl-L-alanyl-D-glutamate--2,6-diaminopimelate ligase, protein MNSSHQKVLTSLASLPVKEFKTHSQKVKSGDVFVCRQGLTWDSHLSAEDAVARGACGVIANRPLDLAVPCLVTPSHSTTVSLINQYYSYPQDKIKHIGVTGTNGKTTVAYCLNQLLNLKGKSAYTGTLGSSFDDVYYPLDNTTPDAITLLNLFHAMEQRDVSHHVMEVSSHALSQDRVTHIDFDIVIITNIGSDHLDYHKHREDYIQAKLRLIDRLKPGGVAIVNLDDEQSLSVIERCRSRCEVITFSCTDVTADLFAAKIRSACCGSQFSLVYQGAEYQVVSSLPFRFNIENSLAIIASMLGLGMPIDEVLTFFEVMIPAPGRSEVYPLSNGATAILDYAHNYDSLSNLYHNVREHNTGKVVTVIGVTGERLADAAGIGELCFSQSERLVLTTDNPLGVNQDELFSALTSKLPFNPDKAVTCLEDRLLAIKTATAELQQGDVLLLCGKGHEKYQYITSNKNEAEPYLGDLDALRLSAENIGLQLVAGFSEYEEPADLMVK, encoded by the coding sequence ATGAACAGTAGCCACCAAAAAGTATTAACGTCATTAGCATCACTGCCAGTAAAGGAATTCAAGACGCACAGCCAGAAGGTCAAGTCGGGTGATGTGTTTGTCTGCCGACAAGGCTTAACTTGGGATAGTCATTTGTCTGCTGAAGATGCGGTAGCGCGTGGCGCTTGCGGCGTGATAGCGAATCGTCCTCTGGACTTGGCAGTGCCCTGCTTGGTGACACCCAGCCACAGTACGACAGTCAGTTTGATCAACCAATACTATTCTTATCCTCAAGATAAGATTAAGCATATTGGGGTGACAGGTACTAACGGAAAAACAACCGTCGCTTATTGCCTTAACCAGTTGCTCAACCTCAAGGGTAAATCAGCTTATACAGGTACACTTGGTAGTTCATTTGATGATGTTTATTACCCGTTAGATAACACCACACCAGATGCCATTACCTTGCTGAACCTATTCCATGCAATGGAGCAACGTGATGTTTCTCACCATGTCATGGAGGTGAGCAGCCATGCATTATCGCAGGATAGGGTGACACATATCGACTTCGATATTGTCATTATCACCAACATTGGTTCCGATCACCTTGATTATCACAAACATCGTGAAGACTACATTCAAGCCAAACTTCGACTAATTGATAGGCTAAAACCAGGTGGCGTAGCCATTGTGAACTTGGATGATGAACAGTCCCTTTCAGTGATAGAACGCTGTAGAAGCCGTTGTGAGGTCATTACTTTTAGTTGTACTGATGTAACCGCTGACCTCTTTGCTGCAAAGATTCGATCTGCATGCTGTGGCAGCCAGTTTAGCTTGGTATATCAAGGTGCAGAATATCAAGTGGTATCTAGCTTGCCATTTCGTTTCAATATTGAAAATAGCCTTGCCATTATTGCGTCTATGCTGGGGTTGGGAATGCCAATTGACGAGGTATTGACATTTTTCGAGGTGATGATCCCAGCTCCAGGGCGGAGTGAAGTGTACCCGCTGAGCAATGGAGCCACGGCGATCCTCGATTATGCGCATAATTACGATAGCCTGAGCAATCTATACCACAATGTCCGTGAACATAATACAGGTAAGGTTGTTACCGTGATCGGTGTGACAGGTGAGAGGCTTGCTGATGCGGCTGGTATCGGAGAGTTGTGCTTTAGCCAGTCAGAGCGATTGGTGTTGACGACTGATAATCCCTTGGGTGTGAATCAGGATGAATTGTTCAGCGCACTAACCAGCAAGTTGCCATTTAATCCTGATAAAGCGGTCACTTGTTTGGAAGACAGGCTGTTGGCGATCAAAACAGCCACTGCTGAGCTTCAGCAAGGCGATGTGTTGCTGCTTTGCGGTAAAGGCCACGAGAAATACCAGTACATCACTAGCAACAAGAATGAAGCCGAGCCGTATTTGGGAGATCTAGATGCGTTGCGCCTATCTGCTGAAAACATCGGATTACAGCTTGTTGCTGGGTTTTCTGAATATGAAGAACCTGCAGATTTGATGGTTAAATAA
- a CDS encoding LysR substrate-binding domain-containing protein, which yields MGLSDYAEQVFGPTLFDQLLSDCPNSQVLFKAIDPSNCVSALESGDIDLAIGVFKALPESLVRTFLYRERHVCLFDNSVLQVKLPISLDDYLATPQMVITANRELTSAVDITLTDMKKKRKVVLGSTRFLTLRHMLMGRRLLCVMAELVGRSAPNSESVTICEAPIPIPDFDIEMITRRRDSLHPKQKWLTKHVTSIIQQKVEELMKA from the coding sequence ATTGGCCTATCAGACTACGCAGAACAAGTGTTTGGTCCAACCCTTTTTGATCAACTGCTTAGTGATTGTCCAAACAGTCAGGTGTTATTCAAAGCCATCGATCCCTCCAACTGCGTATCTGCGCTTGAATCAGGTGATATAGACTTGGCGATTGGCGTGTTTAAAGCCCTTCCCGAGAGCCTAGTTCGCACCTTTCTGTATCGTGAGCGTCATGTCTGTTTGTTCGATAACTCTGTTTTACAAGTCAAATTACCTATCAGTCTTGATGATTACCTAGCGACTCCACAAATGGTGATCACGGCCAATCGTGAATTAACCTCTGCGGTCGATATCACTCTGACGGACATGAAAAAAAAACGAAAAGTCGTGCTTGGCTCCACCCGCTTTCTTACCTTACGCCATATGCTAATGGGCAGGCGCCTCCTTTGCGTCATGGCCGAGCTGGTTGGTCGCTCAGCACCAAATAGTGAAAGCGTCACGATTTGTGAGGCGCCCATCCCTATTCCAGATTTTGATATAGAAATGATCACCCGCCGCCGAGACAGTTTACACCCAAAGCAAAAGTGGCTTACTAAGCATGTTACCTCGATCATTCAGCAAAAAGTTGAAGAGCTGATGAAGGCATAA
- a CDS encoding LysR family transcriptional regulator, translated as MDFVMTQRDANSLDLNMLKLLVVLYQEKNMRKAANRLHVSQPAVSHSLKKLREHFDDQLFVKVPKGLEPTPLAHQIAGVANSYLEGLTRELNNLTEFDPKYIDQTVRIAIAGPILTCIAGSLHRKIREQAPNIQLEIVTWAQQTPNDLAQNKIILAINYSSVPHTKQIYSKKLVDFNPTVIFRKDHPLASKQLELPDFAKYELASLIIPGWNDQIVYAVETLKQYGVEAKVGIRSEVLLALIDVISQTDMYIAHNDFFPIQHFPHLKMKSVANLVEPEDYQLSVNSFCHIKDHHSNLVNWLSGLVKESLQEQIETSACYCKE; from the coding sequence ATGGACTTTGTAATGACACAGCGTGATGCCAACAGCTTAGACTTGAACATGCTCAAGTTATTGGTCGTGTTATACCAAGAAAAAAATATGCGTAAAGCAGCAAACCGGCTACATGTCAGCCAACCTGCTGTGAGCCATTCGTTGAAAAAACTTCGTGAGCACTTTGACGATCAGCTGTTTGTCAAAGTCCCGAAAGGCTTGGAGCCAACGCCTTTAGCCCACCAAATTGCTGGTGTGGCCAACTCGTATCTAGAAGGCTTAACCAGAGAATTAAACAATCTCACTGAGTTTGATCCTAAATACATAGATCAAACTGTTCGTATAGCAATCGCAGGGCCGATTTTGACATGCATTGCTGGAAGTTTACATAGAAAAATCAGGGAACAAGCGCCAAATATCCAGCTTGAAATTGTGACTTGGGCCCAGCAAACCCCAAATGACTTGGCGCAAAATAAAATCATCCTTGCGATTAACTACAGCTCCGTTCCGCACACGAAACAGATATACAGTAAAAAGCTCGTTGATTTCAATCCCACAGTGATTTTCAGAAAAGACCACCCTCTAGCATCTAAGCAACTTGAACTGCCAGATTTTGCTAAATACGAGCTTGCCTCTCTAATCATTCCGGGCTGGAACGATCAAATCGTATATGCCGTTGAAACGTTGAAACAATACGGAGTGGAGGCAAAAGTCGGTATTCGCTCTGAAGTACTCCTTGCATTAATCGACGTCATCAGCCAAACCGATATGTATATCGCGCATAATGACTTCTTTCCGATACAACATTTTCCACACCTCAAAATGAAGTCTGTCGCTAATTTAGTGGAGCCAGAGGACTATCAGCTCAGCGTAAACAGCTTTTGTCATATTAAAGATCACCACAGCAATCTGGTGAACTGGCTAAGTGGATTAGTGAAAGAAAGTTTGCAAGAACAAATTGAAACCTCTGCCTGTTACTGCAAAGAGTAA
- a CDS encoding carbohydrate porin, which produces MNNQSQNIGNLILIVSLVIPVSTQASDKTRLANEVSAEQNKEIPNFGGKTSPQGQLYEDKQAEPYVRVPQLDQWIAPWREYKADLHEEFGLSVSGHYATLYHSYSDVDAGYDDYGVSGDFRIAANWIVNGAGSRNYSSISMVVNNRHAFSDTAPGTFGGFGYYGIAAAHFGDLDGKFNILTLTWNQSLNGGNSGFIVGSFDPNDYMNILGYANPQTTFSNLNILLEPSVTFPDVSWGIGAGHWFDSSTYVIAGINDANGFAGDDLAFLDGGSEFFKWVHLGWTPSKDQRYYKNIHLMAWHTDEREDYIGGAGQVGQEAVYGAAIGANWTFRETYMPFFRIGFSQGNHDFYNRSATAGMLYKFKASGDLIGVAVNWGKFDEKGIRSRDSQSTTELFYRFQVSNNLAITPSLQYLANPAYSSSVESMWVTGLRARVSF; this is translated from the coding sequence ATGAATAATCAAAGCCAGAATATCGGTAATTTGATTTTAATAGTATCACTTGTGATTCCAGTAAGTACTCAAGCTTCTGATAAAACTCGATTAGCCAATGAGGTCTCTGCAGAGCAGAATAAAGAGATCCCCAATTTTGGTGGAAAGACTTCTCCCCAGGGACAATTGTACGAAGATAAGCAAGCTGAGCCTTATGTTCGGGTTCCGCAGTTAGATCAATGGATTGCTCCTTGGAGAGAATACAAAGCAGACCTGCATGAGGAGTTCGGCCTATCAGTTTCCGGTCATTATGCAACCCTTTACCACTCTTATAGCGATGTCGACGCAGGCTATGACGACTACGGTGTATCCGGTGATTTCCGTATTGCCGCAAACTGGATCGTGAACGGGGCCGGGAGCCGCAATTACAGCTCAATTTCTATGGTTGTGAATAACCGTCACGCTTTCTCGGATACTGCTCCGGGTACATTTGGTGGATTTGGCTATTACGGTATTGCTGCCGCCCATTTTGGCGATTTGGACGGGAAATTTAATATACTAACTTTAACCTGGAACCAGAGCCTTAATGGTGGCAATTCTGGGTTTATCGTAGGTAGTTTCGATCCCAATGATTATATGAACATCCTTGGCTATGCAAATCCGCAGACGACCTTCTCAAACTTGAATATACTGCTAGAACCTTCAGTTACTTTTCCTGATGTCAGCTGGGGGATAGGGGCTGGCCATTGGTTCGATAGCTCAACATATGTTATAGCCGGGATTAATGATGCCAACGGTTTTGCCGGTGATGATTTGGCGTTTCTTGATGGTGGTTCCGAGTTTTTCAAGTGGGTTCATCTAGGATGGACACCATCTAAAGATCAACGCTATTACAAAAATATTCATTTAATGGCCTGGCATACGGATGAACGGGAGGACTATATTGGCGGAGCTGGCCAAGTCGGACAGGAGGCCGTGTACGGGGCAGCAATCGGGGCCAACTGGACGTTTAGGGAGACCTATATGCCATTTTTCCGGATAGGCTTTTCGCAAGGGAATCATGATTTTTATAATCGCTCGGCAACAGCAGGCATGCTTTATAAGTTTAAGGCGAGCGGCGACCTGATTGGGGTGGCGGTCAACTGGGGTAAGTTTGATGAAAAGGGAATCCGAAGCCGTGATTCGCAATCAACCACTGAGCTGTTTTATCGATTCCAGGTATCAAATAATTTGGCAATAACACCTAGTTTGCAGTACCTGGCAAACCCGGCCTATTCCTCCAGTGTGGAGAGTATGTGGGTCACGGGTCTTCGTGCCCGAGTGAGTTTTTAA
- a CDS encoding RidA family protein, with protein sequence MIKTISPMGRYCKAKIVNNTVYLCGQFSTDQTLDIKGQADNTFAQVDELLAECGSDKSKVVSILVHLKDIEKDYASFNAAYDTWIAGDEAPVRTCVESKMFSEACLVELTITAIV encoded by the coding sequence ATGATTAAAACTATTAGTCCTATGGGGCGTTATTGCAAAGCGAAAATCGTGAACAATACGGTTTATCTATGTGGTCAGTTTTCAACAGATCAGACTCTGGACATTAAAGGACAAGCAGATAATACGTTTGCTCAAGTAGATGAACTACTCGCTGAGTGCGGAAGTGATAAGTCTAAAGTTGTGAGTATCTTGGTACACCTGAAGGATATTGAAAAAGACTACGCATCATTTAATGCAGCTTACGATACCTGGATTGCTGGTGATGAGGCCCCTGTACGTACATGTGTCGAGTCTAAAATGTTTTCAGAAGCATGTTTAGTTGAGTTGACAATTACAGCCATTGTATAG
- a CDS encoding membrane dipeptidase, translating into MKLSTIAIATSAALSVSVFAADATIQPIHQGYSDTAPQYEVNGKVISNVDVKAPLWNPRGKTKEQLKQRVKHLVEFYENTSSDLAKTKDIPYRVKYQDAIAINSILPNSVGIVDNTEESFARGLLANYNAGMTMASATVYAFPTDGSDGSDPFQRILQSNNVADGMKLTHVDTVDDIREAKDEGKMALMYNTQGADFVVKDLANIKKAKEAGIRAMNFVYNGNNPLATGSAVSRTDKDEGITELGKQYIRQMNKYGMVIDVSHSSDQTAIDAAKYSTKPILASHSNAAGVYDVSRNMSDEAIKAVASTGGAICSTGIGLFLGPTGEATPEIFAEHVEYTANLVGRDKTCFSTDYLHAYEEMLMGQVPNVDIYPPEKGFGGYMQNVSARDIWAVARILEEKYGWSEKDVRGFLGENLMRVYAANWN; encoded by the coding sequence ATGAAATTATCAACGATAGCTATTGCTACCTCTGCTGCTTTATCTGTTTCTGTTTTCGCGGCTGATGCGACAATTCAGCCGATCCATCAAGGTTATAGCGATACCGCTCCTCAATATGAGGTCAACGGCAAAGTTATTAGTAATGTGGATGTTAAAGCTCCTCTATGGAACCCGCGTGGAAAGACTAAAGAGCAACTCAAACAGCGAGTGAAGCACTTAGTAGAATTTTACGAAAACACAAGCTCTGATCTTGCAAAAACTAAGGACATTCCTTACAGGGTTAAATATCAAGATGCAATTGCTATCAATTCAATTCTTCCCAATTCTGTAGGTATCGTAGATAACACAGAAGAGTCTTTTGCTCGTGGTCTTTTGGCTAACTACAATGCTGGTATGACTATGGCATCGGCTACTGTCTATGCATTTCCGACAGACGGAAGTGATGGGAGTGACCCGTTTCAGCGTATCCTTCAGTCCAATAATGTCGCTGACGGTATGAAATTGACCCATGTAGATACCGTAGATGACATCCGCGAGGCGAAGGATGAAGGCAAAATGGCACTGATGTATAACACACAAGGTGCAGATTTCGTCGTCAAAGATCTAGCCAACATAAAAAAAGCCAAAGAAGCAGGCATACGTGCCATGAATTTTGTGTATAACGGAAATAACCCTTTGGCGACCGGTAGTGCTGTTAGCCGTACCGATAAAGACGAAGGTATCACGGAATTAGGTAAGCAGTATATTCGTCAGATGAACAAGTACGGAATGGTTATTGATGTATCTCATTCGTCAGATCAGACAGCTATTGACGCGGCTAAGTATTCTACCAAGCCTATTTTGGCATCTCATTCAAACGCTGCCGGGGTCTACGATGTCAGTCGCAATATGAGTGATGAAGCTATTAAAGCGGTTGCTTCTACCGGAGGGGCTATTTGTTCGACTGGTATTGGTCTTTTTCTTGGTCCTACAGGCGAAGCGACACCAGAAATTTTTGCTGAGCACGTTGAATATACAGCAAATCTTGTAGGTCGTGACAAAACTTGCTTCTCCACAGACTACCTTCATGCATATGAAGAGATGTTGATGGGGCAGGTGCCTAATGTGGATATTTATCCGCCTGAGAAAGGGTTCGGTGGATATATGCAAAATGTAAGTGCTCGTGACATTTGGGCTGTTGCTCGTATTCTTGAAGAGAAGTATGGTTGGTCAGAAAAAGACGTTCGCGGCTTTCTGGGTGAAAACCTGATGCGTGTCTACGCGGCTAATTGGAATTAA
- a CDS encoding AraC family transcriptional regulator, protein MKNRFIAVVDSEHVLTMLGVLKTMDLDVYQIFEQAIMPADIELYPRNSYIVTERLQALYNLLMANLSDDELVSFIEQSTKENAAKFLKSLDMSECLTVKEAVETICANIFKTSLDSNFGLELQFGRTWFYRKREYCEEPWFLLSELYMVSVFGELIRLLVARPWVPAEICLMTDARNLCQRLYPGHSIQFYTGREYSALEMDDFLLESPVDEKWRANRIKAASGITKTVSNTLRHSLPLYFGEGRPTLEKAAEITGLTPRTLKRRLHEEGTSYTKLLETMIIDIAKHQLVYGDKPISEIAFALGYTLSNHFSRAFKRAEGVTPKQYRDINQP, encoded by the coding sequence ATGAAAAATAGATTTATAGCGGTTGTAGACTCTGAGCATGTGCTGACGATGCTGGGGGTTTTAAAAACGATGGACTTGGATGTCTACCAGATTTTTGAACAAGCCATTATGCCCGCCGATATAGAGCTGTATCCCCGTAACAGCTATATTGTTACGGAAAGGCTGCAGGCATTGTACAACCTGCTTATGGCCAATTTATCTGATGATGAATTGGTTAGTTTTATTGAACAATCGACTAAAGAAAATGCAGCTAAGTTTCTTAAATCACTTGATATGAGTGAGTGTCTTACAGTAAAAGAAGCGGTTGAAACTATTTGCGCCAATATTTTTAAAACATCGCTGGACTCGAATTTCGGACTCGAGCTGCAGTTTGGCCGAACCTGGTTTTACCGAAAGCGTGAGTATTGTGAAGAGCCCTGGTTCTTACTATCAGAGCTATATATGGTTTCAGTATTTGGTGAACTTATTCGGTTGCTTGTTGCTAGGCCCTGGGTGCCAGCCGAAATCTGTCTTATGACTGATGCCAGGAATCTCTGCCAGCGGCTCTATCCGGGGCATAGTATTCAGTTTTACACCGGCCGGGAATATAGCGCTCTGGAGATGGATGACTTTTTGCTGGAATCTCCAGTTGATGAGAAATGGCGAGCCAACCGTATAAAAGCGGCTAGCGGGATAACAAAAACAGTCTCCAATACCTTGCGTCACTCACTGCCACTTTATTTTGGTGAAGGGCGTCCGACCCTGGAAAAGGCAGCAGAAATAACAGGCTTAACTCCAAGGACACTGAAGCGCAGGCTACATGAAGAAGGGACCAGCTATACCAAGTTGTTAGAAACAATGATTATTGATATTGCAAAGCATCAACTTGTTTACGGCGATAAGCCTATTTCTGAGATTGCTTTTGCGTTGGGCTATACCTTAAGCAACCATTTCTCGAGAGCCTTTAAACGCGCAGAAGGGGTAACGCCAAAACAGTATCGCGATATTAACCAGCCATGA
- a CDS encoding L-serine ammonia-lyase, iron-sulfur-dependent, subunit alpha has product MSIELYPSFFNDVMAPVMLAGSSSHLAAPQRLGLLTHFLAAGEAINKIEVIMDEEGSFAGTFGLMSEDIGMCAGAIGLPVDSPERNECHDIARECGIEVVFTKAPMKETDHLNGMKFEITTRSGKVVSLVGDSIGGGMIQTKKIMGFDYIYKGDINLVLVIKRDGSPTMLDGLKSKITGLMDCSIDRNENGVAYFFTTTNKPNLQELKAQVPECEVYFLECILPTPTLPNRKPQLFDNSTKFVELSQNRPMHEIAIDYQIAATGMTREEILKKVDELRVLMVRQVEVMADDIDLDYMHCYGFDTGNYKRIVSGEKILDEAQYNAVKHYFSVLSMAPNTPNVGFPHGAGGGVVMSCLRAAQIKYGFSDEKMVEGLLVAAAYGAIAYTRTDPTGETIGCAGEMGLSGVFASTALTYILGGTPEQVESAASMAMQLAVGWPCDPIAGANGDPCTTRGMAVVTLPFTYAQLALVGHLTPLPFHEILDVATEVAGKFDSSLLCTGRGGCAGCPTACSLKKELGV; this is encoded by the coding sequence ATGTCTATAGAGCTTTACCCTAGCTTTTTCAATGATGTCATGGCTCCGGTCATGCTGGCCGGTTCATCAAGCCACCTGGCCGCCCCGCAACGCCTAGGCCTGCTGACCCATTTCTTAGCCGCCGGTGAGGCGATCAATAAAATAGAAGTCATTATGGACGAGGAAGGATCATTCGCCGGTACCTTTGGCCTGATGTCTGAAGATATCGGCATGTGCGCAGGCGCAATTGGCCTGCCGGTTGATTCTCCGGAACGTAACGAATGCCACGACATCGCTAGAGAATGCGGCATCGAGGTCGTCTTTACCAAAGCGCCGATGAAAGAAACCGACCACTTGAACGGGATGAAGTTCGAGATCACCACGAGATCGGGCAAGGTCGTCAGCCTGGTCGGCGACTCTATTGGCGGTGGCATGATCCAAACCAAGAAGATCATGGGCTTTGACTATATCTACAAAGGGGATATCAACCTGGTACTGGTGATCAAACGTGACGGCAGCCCAACCATGCTTGACGGCTTGAAGTCGAAAATAACAGGCCTGATGGATTGCAGTATCGACCGCAACGAAAACGGTGTTGCCTACTTCTTTACCACCACCAACAAGCCTAATCTGCAGGAGCTAAAAGCACAGGTACCTGAATGCGAGGTATACTTCCTTGAATGTATTCTTCCAACCCCGACACTGCCCAATCGCAAACCACAGCTGTTTGATAACTCGACGAAATTTGTTGAGCTTTCGCAAAACAGGCCAATGCACGAAATCGCGATAGATTACCAGATCGCCGCAACCGGCATGACACGGGAAGAGATCCTCAAGAAGGTCGATGAGCTGCGCGTACTGATGGTTCGCCAAGTCGAAGTCATGGCCGATGATATCGATCTTGACTACATGCACTGCTACGGTTTCGATACCGGTAACTACAAACGTATTGTCTCTGGGGAGAAGATCCTTGACGAAGCACAATACAATGCGGTGAAGCATTACTTCTCCGTGCTTTCCATGGCACCGAATACGCCTAATGTCGGCTTCCCTCACGGTGCCGGCGGCGGTGTCGTGATGTCTTGCCTGCGCGCGGCACAAATCAAATACGGTTTCTCTGACGAGAAAATGGTCGAAGGCCTGTTAGTGGCTGCAGCATATGGGGCAATTGCCTACACACGCACAGATCCAACCGGAGAAACCATCGGTTGTGCCGGTGAAATGGGACTGAGTGGCGTATTCGCCTCTACAGCCTTGACCTATATTCTCGGGGGTACCCCGGAACAAGTAGAATCAGCGGCCTCAATGGCCATGCAGCTGGCTGTTGGCTGGCCTTGTGACCCGATTGCCGGAGCAAACGGAGACCCATGTACCACGCGTGGTATGGCAGTTGTTACCCTACCATTCACCTATGCCCAGCTGGCACTGGTGGGCCATCTGACACCGCTGCCATTCCACGAAATCCTGGACGTAGCGACCGAAGTGGCCGGAAAATTTGATAGCAGCCTGCTTTGTACTGGGCGCGGAGGCTGTGCCGGCTGCCCGACCGCGTGTTCTTTGAAAAAAGAGCTCGGCGTATAA
- a CDS encoding AraC family transcriptional regulator, whose protein sequence is MQDKALKQAYIPLVLSKQVVTFINVIKELGEDHYPLLSKTDLPENIEILEAGFITREVVTDFFATMDSALPDHIKYQVIRQAAYRNARYIIQCFNLKAAETLVDALSIFTCYAQGISTDTNFEVKTYMDKPWLICRRRHINKTWFRFSETYVVCVLIEIIRQLIGKQWATSMIRIQSKSIYLEALPQPFQGLPVFACREGTGIHIGNDQLDKKISHWDQTDKPAPYPHDILRQKSFDLSLRKALAPYLCEGRISLRKATKITKLTKRTLQRRLNDINTTFSQLLDDTLEEEAKRLLQSQELSITQVSYLLGYITPAHFSRAFKRMTEQTPKAYRQQINSM, encoded by the coding sequence ATGCAGGATAAAGCACTCAAGCAGGCTTATATACCACTAGTCTTATCAAAGCAGGTGGTTACATTTATTAATGTCATCAAAGAACTGGGGGAAGACCACTACCCGCTCCTCAGCAAAACAGACTTGCCTGAAAATATAGAGATTTTAGAAGCAGGTTTTATTACCCGAGAAGTGGTCACCGATTTTTTCGCCACTATGGATTCAGCCCTGCCGGATCATATCAAGTACCAGGTGATCAGGCAGGCTGCTTACCGGAATGCACGCTATATCATCCAATGTTTTAATTTGAAAGCAGCAGAAACCCTCGTTGATGCTCTTTCTATATTCACTTGCTACGCTCAGGGTATTTCAACAGATACTAATTTTGAAGTTAAAACGTATATGGACAAACCATGGCTGATTTGTCGCAGACGACATATCAACAAAACGTGGTTCCGCTTTTCAGAAACTTATGTCGTCTGTGTCCTAATTGAAATTATCCGCCAGTTAATCGGCAAGCAATGGGCAACATCAATGATCCGCATCCAATCCAAATCCATATACCTTGAAGCCTTGCCGCAACCTTTTCAGGGACTACCTGTCTTCGCCTGCCGAGAAGGAACAGGCATCCATATTGGCAACGACCAACTCGACAAAAAAATATCGCACTGGGATCAAACGGACAAGCCTGCCCCTTACCCTCATGACATCTTGCGCCAAAAAAGCTTTGATCTTTCACTGAGGAAGGCTCTGGCCCCATACCTTTGTGAAGGACGGATCAGCCTGCGCAAAGCCACCAAAATTACCAAACTGACAAAGCGTACGCTGCAAAGAAGGCTTAATGATATCAACACGACTTTTTCACAACTGCTTGATGATACCCTCGAAGAGGAAGCAAAACGTTTATTGCAGAGCCAAGAGCTCTCTATCACTCAGGTTTCATATCTGCTTGGCTATATTACCCCTGCACACTTTTCCAGAGCATTTAAGCGTATGACAGAGCAAACCCCAAAAGCGTACCGTCAGCAAATTAATAGTATGTAA
- the tnpA gene encoding IS200/IS605 family transposase, with the protein MSRYNQASHVFWRCQYHIVWTPKYRFRILKNNVGKEVYRCIQVYCNQLGCEVIELNVQVDHVHLVVKVPPKLSISKLMGVLKGKIALKLFSKFPYLRKNKLWGNHFWQRGYFVDSVGINEEIIRRYVRHQEKKERQEQGELALN; encoded by the coding sequence ATGAGTAGATATAACCAAGCTTCCCACGTATTTTGGCGATGTCAATATCACATCGTATGGACGCCCAAGTACCGCTTCAGGATTTTGAAGAACAATGTGGGTAAAGAGGTTTATCGGTGTATCCAGGTCTATTGTAATCAACTTGGATGTGAGGTCATTGAGTTGAATGTACAAGTTGACCATGTACACCTTGTCGTAAAGGTTCCGCCAAAGTTATCAATATCCAAGTTGATGGGGGTATTGAAAGGCAAAATAGCCTTGAAGTTATTCAGTAAGTTTCCGTATTTGAGAAAGAATAAGCTTTGGGGAAATCACTTTTGGCAAAGAGGCTATTTTGTCGATAGCGTTGGAATTAATGAAGAAATAATCCGGCGATATGTAAGGCATCAAGAGAAGAAAGAGCGTCAAGAACAGGGAGAGTTAGCGCTGAACTAA